From the Streptomyces sp. Sge12 genome, the window CCGCTGAGCTGGTTCTTCCACCACCTGCCGAAGCCGCTGCACCGGGTGGAGTGCGCGGCCAACCACGTGACCCAACTGGTCGTGCCGATCATGCTGTTCACCCCGCAGCCGGTGGCCTCGTACGCCGCCGGGATCATCATCGCCACGCAGCTGTGGCTGGTGCTGTCGGGCAACTTCGCCTGGCTGAACTGGCTGACGATCACCCTGGCCGTCTCGGCCGTGGACTTCACCGGGATCGCGGGCCCTCCCCCGGCGGCCGCCTCGCGCCCGGCTCCGCTGTGGTTCGTGGTCCTGGTGTGCGCCGTGACGGCCCTCGTGCTGTTCCTCAGCCGCCGCCCGGTGCTCAACATGATCTCGCGCCGCCAGGTGATGAACCGCTCGTTCGACGCCCTGCACCTGGTGAACACCTACGGGGCCTTCGGCTCGGTCGGCCGGGTCCGGATGGAGGTGGTGGTGGAGGGCACCGCGGACCGGGTGCCGCGCGCGGACGGGGACTGGCGCGCGTACGGCTTCAAGGGCAAACCGGGCGAACCCCGGCGGATCCCGCGTCAGTTCGCCCCGTACCACCTGCGGCTGGACTGGCTGATGTGGTTCGCGGCGATCTCCCCCGACTACGCGCGGGACTGGTTCGGGCCGTTCGTGGAGCGGCTGCTGGCGGGCGACCGGGACACGCTGCGGCTGCTGCGCGACAACCCGTTCCCGGACGCGCCGCCCGTCCACGTCCGGGCCCTGCTGTACCGCTACCGGTTCACGACCTGGCGGGAGCTGCGCGAGACGGGGGCGTGGTGGCACCGCACGCTGGTGCGCGAGTACCTCCCGCCGACCCGCCTCGCGGACGCGCGGCGCTCAGAGCCCGAGTAGGGCGGCCTCCCGCTCCGCGGAGATGCCCTTGGACGGCCGGTCGGGCCGCTGCGGGGCGACTCCGCCGAGGGTGCGCAGCCAGGCCCAGGTGTCGGCCACGGTCTCCTCGACCGGCCGGCACTTCAGGCCGGCGGCCAGCGCCTTGGAGACGTCCCCGTGGTGCATGTGGTCGTACCCCTCCCCCTCGGGCACCCAGATCGGGAGCTCGGTCCAGGGCTCCACACCCGCCTCCAGGATCCGGGCCGGGTCGGTCCAGCGGAGCTCGGCGCCGCCCGCGGTGGTGGCGGCGCAGGCGTCGAGGAGACTTCCCGTCGTGGCGTGTCCGGGCGGGGAGACCAGGTTGTACGCGCCCCCGCGCCCCGCCGCGGAGGCGTCCAGGGTCCAGGCCGCGAGGTCGCGTACGTCGATGTACTGGAGCGGGAGTTCGCGCGGCCCGGGGGCGAGCACGGGACCGCCGCGGGCGGTGCGGTTCAGCCACCACGGGAGCCGGCCGACGTTCTCGTACGGGCCGAGGATCAGCCCCGCGCGCACCAGCAGGGCGCGGTCCCCGAAGGCGTCCAGGGCGGCCAGTTCGCCGCCCCGCTTGTCCTCGGCGTAGGCGGTCGGCCCGGCGTCCGGGGAGCCCTCGACGACGGGGCCGTCCTCGGTGAGGCCGGCCGGGGCGGGGTAGGCGTACACCGAGCGGCTGGAGATGTACGCGTACCGGCCGACCCGGTCGCGCAGCAGCCGGCTGCTGTCACGGACCGCGGTGGGGGCGCCGCCCCAGGTGTCGACGACGAGGTCCCACTCCCCCGTCTCCAGGGCGGCCAGGCCGCCGGGAGCGGTGCGGTCCCCGTGCAGGGCGGAGGTGCCCGGCGGGGGCGCGTGGTGCCCGCGGTGGAAGACGGTCACCTCCCAGCCCCGGGTCAGGGCGTCCTCGGTGATTGCGCGTCCGACGAATTCGGTACCACCCAGCATCAGCAGTTTCATGCACGTCAGCCTGCCGGGGCGGGAGGGGC encodes:
- a CDS encoding lipase maturation factor family protein — encoded protein: MDWFTAPGYWLARLVFQRALAGIYLVAFVGAALQFRALIGAHGMLPVPRYVRYVPFRHAPSLFQLRYSDRLFAGCAWGGAALAAALAAGAGDEVPLPAAMAMWAALWLLYLSIVNVGQTWYSFGWESLLLEVGFLAVFLGNARAGPPVLVLWLLRWVLFRVEFGAGLIKLRGDPCWRKLTCLYFHHETQPMAGPLSWFFHHLPKPLHRVECAANHVTQLVVPIMLFTPQPVASYAAGIIIATQLWLVLSGNFAWLNWLTITLAVSAVDFTGIAGPPPAAASRPAPLWFVVLVCAVTALVLFLSRRPVLNMISRRQVMNRSFDALHLVNTYGAFGSVGRVRMEVVVEGTADRVPRADGDWRAYGFKGKPGEPRRIPRQFAPYHLRLDWLMWFAAISPDYARDWFGPFVERLLAGDRDTLRLLRDNPFPDAPPVHVRALLYRYRFTTWRELRETGAWWHRTLVREYLPPTRLADARRSEPE
- a CDS encoding NAD-dependent epimerase/dehydratase family protein produces the protein MKLLMLGGTEFVGRAITEDALTRGWEVTVFHRGHHAPPPGTSALHGDRTAPGGLAALETGEWDLVVDTWGGAPTAVRDSSRLLRDRVGRYAYISSRSVYAYPAPAGLTEDGPVVEGSPDAGPTAYAEDKRGGELAALDAFGDRALLVRAGLILGPYENVGRLPWWLNRTARGGPVLAPGPRELPLQYIDVRDLAAWTLDASAAGRGGAYNLVSPPGHATTGSLLDACAATTAGGAELRWTDPARILEAGVEPWTELPIWVPEGEGYDHMHHGDVSKALAAGLKCRPVEETVADTWAWLRTLGGVAPQRPDRPSKGISAEREAALLGL